Proteins encoded within one genomic window of Panicum virgatum strain AP13 chromosome 1N, P.virgatum_v5, whole genome shotgun sequence:
- the LOC120656784 gene encoding dof zinc finger protein 2-like isoform X2, producing MDAAQWHQGLGLGKPMEEMLMAGNTNPNQNPNPPPAAPSAAPGSQRPSGAPAADAAAPGAGAAGAGAGTERRARPQKEKAPNCPRCNSTNTKFCYYNNYSLQQPRYFCKTCRRYWTEGGSLRNVPVGGGSRKNKRSSSAVSSAAAAAVSTSAAVSGTIPVGLAAKNPKLMHEGAHDLNLAFPHHNGRGLQPPEFAAFPSLESSSVCNPGATMAGNGGAAGRGVGALSAMELLRSTGCYVPLQHVQLGMPAEYAAAGFALGDFRMPPPPQSQSLLGFSLDTHGTGAGGYSAGLQGVQDSAAGRLLFPFEDLKPAVTAAGAATNNGADQYEHSKDQAGDGSGASGVTGGHEAHGFWSNSILGNGSSNGGGGPW from the exons ATGGATGCGGCGCAGTGGCACCAG GGGCTAGGGCTAGGGAAGCCTATGGAGGAGATGCTCATGGCTGGAAACACAAATCCTAACCAGAATCCGAAtcccccgccggccgcgccctcgGCGGCACCCGGCTCCCAGAGGCCTAGTGGCGCTCCGGCAGCAGACGCGGCAGCGCCCGGCGCtggggcggccggcgccggcgccggcacggagcggcgggcgcggccgcaGAAGGAGAAGGCGCCCAACTGCCCGCGGTgcaactccaccaacaccaAGTTCTGCTACTACAACAACTACAGCCTGCAGCAGCCGCGCTACTTCTGCAAGACGTGCCGCCGCTACTGGACCGAGGGCGGCTCGCTCCGCAACGTCCCGGTGGGCGGCGGCTCCAGGAAGAACAAGCGCTCGTCCTCGGCCGTGTcgtccgcggccgcggcggccgtctCCACCTCCGCGGCGGTGTCCGGCACGATCCCCGTGGGGCTCGCTGCCAAGAACCCCAAGCTGATGCACGAGGGCGCGCACGACCTCAACCTGGCGTTCCCGCACCACAACGGCCGCGGCCTGCAGCCGCCGGAGTTCGCGGCGTTCCCGAGCCTGGAGAGCAGCAGCGTGTGCAACCCCGGGGCGACCATGGCCGGCAACGGCGGCGCCGCTGGCAGGGGCGTGGGCGCGCTCTCGGCGATGGAGCTGCTGAGGAGCACCGGCTGCTACGTCCCGCTGCAGCACGTGCAGCTAGGGATGCCGGCCGAGTACGCGGCCGCGGGATTCGCTCTCGGCGACTTCCGcatgcccccgccgccgcagtctCAGAGCTTGCTCGGGTTCTCGCTGGACACGCACGGCACGGGGGCCGGGGGTTACAGCGCCGGGCTGCAAGGGGTGCAGGACAGCGCGGCCGGCAGGTTGCTCTTCCCCTTCGAGGATTTGAAGCCGGCGGTGACCGCGGCCGGGGCCGCGACCAACAATGGAGCCGATCAGTACGAGCACAGCAAAGATCAAGCAGGCGACGGCAGCGGGGCCAGCGGCGTCACCGGCGGCCACGAGGCCCATGGATTCTGGAGCAATAGCATCCTCGGGAACGGCagcagcaatggcggcggcgggccttgGTAA
- the LOC120656783 gene encoding ORM1-like protein 3: MAKLYVQAFPPADLNKNTEWFMYPGVWTTYILILFFSWLLVLSVFGCTPGTAWTVVNLFHFAITYHFFHWKKGTPFADDQGMYNALTWWEQMDNGKQLTRNRKFLIVVPVVLYLIALHTTDYQQPMLFLNTLAVSVLVVAKLPNMHKVRIFGINAEN, encoded by the exons ATGGCGAAGCTGTACGTGCAGGCGTTCCCGCCCGCGGATCTGAACAAGAACACCGAGTGGTTCATGTACCCGGGCGTCTGGACGACCTacatcctcatcctcttcttctcctgGCTCCTCGTCCTCTCCGTCTTCGGCTGCACCCCCGGCACGGCGTGGACCGTCGTCAACCTCTTCCACTTCGCG ATCACATACCACTTTTTCCATTGGAAGAAAGGAACACCTTTTGCTGATGACCAGGGAATGTACAATGCATTGACTTGGTGGGAACAAATGGACAATGGCAAACAGCTTACTCGTAACAGGAAGTTCCTCATTGTCGTTCCTGTAGTCCT GTATCTGATAGCTTTGCACACCACAGACTACCAACAACCTATGCTCTTTCTCAATACCCTCGCGGTTAGCGTGCTTGTGGTCGCAAAATTACCGAATATGCACAAGGTTCGGATTTTTGGAATAAATGCTGAGAACTAA
- the LOC120656784 gene encoding dof zinc finger protein 2-like isoform X1 yields MEEMLMAGNTNPNQNPNPPPAAPSAAPGSQRPSGAPAADAAAPGAGAAGAGAGTERRARPQKEKAPNCPRCNSTNTKFCYYNNYSLQQPRYFCKTCRRYWTEGGSLRNVPVGGGSRKNKRSSSAVSSAAAAAVSTSAAVSGTIPVGLAAKNPKLMHEGAHDLNLAFPHHNGRGLQPPEFAAFPSLESSSVCNPGATMAGNGGAAGRGVGALSAMELLRSTGCYVPLQHVQLGMPAEYAAAGFALGDFRMPPPPQSQSLLGFSLDTHGTGAGGYSAGLQGVQDSAAGRLLFPFEDLKPAVTAAGAATNNGADQYEHSKDQAGDGSGASGVTGGHEAHGFWSNSILGNGSSNGGGGPW; encoded by the coding sequence ATGGAGGAGATGCTCATGGCTGGAAACACAAATCCTAACCAGAATCCGAAtcccccgccggccgcgccctcgGCGGCACCCGGCTCCCAGAGGCCTAGTGGCGCTCCGGCAGCAGACGCGGCAGCGCCCGGCGCtggggcggccggcgccggcgccggcacggagcggcgggcgcggccgcaGAAGGAGAAGGCGCCCAACTGCCCGCGGTgcaactccaccaacaccaAGTTCTGCTACTACAACAACTACAGCCTGCAGCAGCCGCGCTACTTCTGCAAGACGTGCCGCCGCTACTGGACCGAGGGCGGCTCGCTCCGCAACGTCCCGGTGGGCGGCGGCTCCAGGAAGAACAAGCGCTCGTCCTCGGCCGTGTcgtccgcggccgcggcggccgtctCCACCTCCGCGGCGGTGTCCGGCACGATCCCCGTGGGGCTCGCTGCCAAGAACCCCAAGCTGATGCACGAGGGCGCGCACGACCTCAACCTGGCGTTCCCGCACCACAACGGCCGCGGCCTGCAGCCGCCGGAGTTCGCGGCGTTCCCGAGCCTGGAGAGCAGCAGCGTGTGCAACCCCGGGGCGACCATGGCCGGCAACGGCGGCGCCGCTGGCAGGGGCGTGGGCGCGCTCTCGGCGATGGAGCTGCTGAGGAGCACCGGCTGCTACGTCCCGCTGCAGCACGTGCAGCTAGGGATGCCGGCCGAGTACGCGGCCGCGGGATTCGCTCTCGGCGACTTCCGcatgcccccgccgccgcagtctCAGAGCTTGCTCGGGTTCTCGCTGGACACGCACGGCACGGGGGCCGGGGGTTACAGCGCCGGGCTGCAAGGGGTGCAGGACAGCGCGGCCGGCAGGTTGCTCTTCCCCTTCGAGGATTTGAAGCCGGCGGTGACCGCGGCCGGGGCCGCGACCAACAATGGAGCCGATCAGTACGAGCACAGCAAAGATCAAGCAGGCGACGGCAGCGGGGCCAGCGGCGTCACCGGCGGCCACGAGGCCCATGGATTCTGGAGCAATAGCATCCTCGGGAACGGCagcagcaatggcggcggcgggccttgGTAA